A single genomic interval of Candidatus Bathyarchaeum sp. harbors:
- a CDS encoding nucleotide exchange factor GrpE — translation MTKTKKKTSKPSGKPVQDSKNNKELEQKIKQLEEQLVAEQQKSQDYLTKLKYLQADFENFRRRSEKHLQDAVTRSNESLVSSLIVVIDDFENAISAGEKTENKDALLEGIKMVHKKLDCLLVNEGLERLECVGKQFDPIKHEVLAQIPTNDHESGTVIEEARKGFVFKGKVLRPSVVTIACENSKGEHNE, via the coding sequence TTGACGAAAACCAAAAAGAAAACAAGTAAACCGAGTGGAAAACCTGTGCAAGATTCTAAAAATAACAAAGAATTAGAACAAAAAATCAAGCAACTAGAAGAACAACTAGTTGCAGAGCAACAAAAATCTCAAGATTACTTGACTAAACTCAAATATTTACAAGCTGATTTTGAAAATTTCCGAAGAAGATCAGAAAAACATCTCCAAGATGCAGTTACTCGTAGCAATGAAAGTCTGGTTTCATCCTTAATTGTAGTTATTGATGATTTTGAAAATGCCATCTCAGCCGGAGAAAAAACAGAAAACAAGGATGCCCTGCTGGAGGGAATAAAGATGGTTCATAAAAAACTGGATTGTTTGTTGGTCAACGAAGGTTTAGAGCGCCTAGAATGTGTGGGAAAACAGTTTGACCCCATAAAACACGAAGTTTTGGCGCAAATTCCAACCAACGACCATGAAAGTGGCACAGTCATTGAAGAAGCTCGCAAGGGCTTTGTTTTCAAAGGCAAAGTTCTCAGACCAAGCGTAGTTACAATCGCTTGTGAAAATTCAAAAGGTGAACACAATGAGTGA
- a CDS encoding MgtC/SapB family protein, with translation AGTIVKSQEKVKGLTTAATLWTVASIGVTVGAGYYSLGIVATVLAFIALKLDIIENAIKKRKEN, from the coding sequence GGGCAGGAACCATAGTAAAATCCCAAGAAAAAGTAAAGGGACTAACAACGGCGGCAACCCTTTGGACAGTCGCATCAATCGGAGTTACTGTTGGAGCTGGATATTATTCTTTAGGCATTGTTGCAACTGTCCTTGCGTTTATTGCACTTAAGCTTGACATAATCGAAAATGCCATCAAAAAACGCAAAGAAAACTAG
- a CDS encoding glutamate synthase-related protein, producing MKSYVIPEYIIERDPNRCIRCKVCVNQCSYETHCYDEDEDCMTSKSENCVNCQRCATFCPTNAITIKKNPNVYRTNANWNQEVLTGIKKQAETGGVVLTGMGCDKPELTYWDRLLINASQVTNPSIDPLREPMELRTYIGSKPDQLDLDFSNGDVELKTKLSPQLTLETPIMFSAMSYGSVSLNVHKSLARAASEYGTYYNTGEGGLEKSLYKYSDHVIVQVASGRFGVHSEYLNAGAAVEIKIGQGAKPGIGGHLPGEKVSAEISKTRMIPMGTDALSPAPQHDIYSIEDLRQLIFALKEAVNYQKPVFVKIAAVHNAAAIASGIVRAGADAVVLDGIRGGTGAAPRITRDNVGIPIELALAAVDQRLRDEGIRNKASVIAAGGIKSSGDVLKAIALGADACYIGTAALVALGCTVCQKCYTGKCPWGIATTDLWLTKRINPDLGAQRLKGLLRGWSLEIMEMMGGMGINAIESVRGNRLVLRGVGLTDTELKVLGVRAAGE from the coding sequence ATGAAAAGTTACGTGATTCCAGAATATATAATCGAACGAGACCCCAACCGATGCATACGCTGTAAAGTCTGCGTAAACCAATGTAGCTACGAAACCCACTGCTACGACGAAGATGAAGACTGCATGACCAGCAAAAGCGAAAACTGTGTAAACTGCCAGCGCTGTGCGACCTTTTGTCCAACTAACGCCATTACTATCAAGAAAAACCCAAACGTTTACCGAACAAATGCTAACTGGAACCAAGAAGTTCTAACTGGTATCAAAAAACAAGCTGAAACAGGAGGAGTCGTCCTTACTGGAATGGGTTGTGACAAACCTGAACTTACTTACTGGGACAGGTTGCTGATTAACGCAAGCCAAGTTACTAACCCCTCTATTGACCCTTTGAGAGAGCCTATGGAGCTTCGAACCTACATTGGTTCCAAACCTGATCAGTTAGACCTAGACTTTAGCAACGGCGATGTGGAGTTGAAAACTAAATTGTCCCCTCAGCTTACGTTAGAGACGCCTATCATGTTCTCTGCTATGTCGTATGGGTCAGTTAGTCTTAACGTTCACAAGTCTTTAGCTCGTGCAGCCAGCGAATACGGCACATACTACAACACCGGAGAAGGTGGACTAGAAAAAAGTCTGTACAAATACAGCGACCACGTAATCGTACAAGTTGCATCAGGACGTTTCGGAGTTCACTCTGAATATTTGAATGCAGGGGCAGCCGTAGAAATCAAAATCGGACAAGGAGCAAAACCTGGAATTGGCGGTCACCTTCCAGGCGAAAAAGTCAGCGCTGAAATCTCCAAGACCCGTATGATACCCATGGGAACAGACGCCCTTTCACCTGCGCCTCAGCATGACATTTACTCTATCGAAGACCTAAGGCAACTAATCTTTGCCCTTAAAGAAGCCGTCAACTACCAAAAACCCGTCTTCGTAAAGATTGCAGCAGTCCACAACGCCGCAGCGATCGCCAGCGGTATAGTAAGAGCTGGTGCAGACGCAGTAGTATTAGATGGCATCCGAGGAGGAACAGGAGCCGCCCCAAGAATAACCCGAGACAACGTAGGTATTCCTATCGAGTTAGCATTGGCTGCTGTTGACCAAAGATTACGCGACGAAGGCATCCGAAACAAAGCCTCCGTTATCGCCGCTGGAGGAATCAAAAGCAGTGGAGATGTACTCAAAGCCATAGCCTTGGGTGCAGATGCCTGTTACATTGGAACCGCAGCCCTAGTTGCATTAGGTTGCACTGTTTGCCAAAAATGTTACACAGGTAAATGCCCGTGGGGAATCGCAACAACAGATTTGTGGCTAACCAAACGAATCAACCCTGACCTTGGAGCCCAACGTCTGAAGGGGCTTTTGCGTGGATGGAGTCTAGAAATCATGGAAATGATGGGCGGAATGGGCATAAACGCCATTGAAAGCGTGCGTGGAAACCGTTTGGTCCTTCGAGGAGTCGGACTCACAGATACAGAACTAAAAGTGCTCGGAGTACGAGCAGCAGGAGAATAA
- the dnaJ gene encoding molecular chaperone DnaJ: MTDKRDYYEVLGVSKDAPKPEIKKAYRKLAMQYHPDRNKDVNAEEKFKEISEAYAVLSDDEKRSQYDQYGHAGINGKYNWEDIYRNTDFNSVFRDIGFGGFGSIFDMFFGGGGGERRGGPQKGQDLRHPLVITLEEAASGVEKEIEFDGYDSCEACNGKGIKPDAKTSRCLECHGTGQVRSQRNLGGMYFTQVHPCRSCGGRGVPSESLCQICRGSGATPARHKIKVKIPAGFEDGYSLRISGEGKPGIKGGPRGDLYVLVHVKPHEMFVRRGDDILYEAQVSFPQVALGTKIMVPTLNGDAKLKIPEGTQSGTVFRLKGKGIPHLQGWGRGDQFVNVVINTPKKLSKKQKKLLKELEKELKND, translated from the coding sequence GTGACTGACAAACGTGACTACTACGAAGTTCTTGGGGTGTCAAAGGATGCTCCAAAACCCGAAATCAAGAAAGCATACCGCAAACTCGCTATGCAATATCACCCCGACAGAAACAAAGACGTAAACGCCGAAGAGAAATTCAAAGAAATCTCTGAAGCCTATGCTGTTCTTTCTGATGACGAAAAACGTAGCCAATACGACCAGTATGGCCACGCGGGAATCAACGGCAAATACAACTGGGAAGACATCTACCGAAACACTGACTTCAACTCAGTTTTCCGAGACATCGGATTCGGTGGATTTGGCTCCATTTTTGACATGTTCTTTGGCGGGGGCGGAGGCGAACGAAGAGGCGGACCCCAAAAAGGTCAGGATTTGCGCCATCCCCTAGTAATTACTTTGGAAGAAGCTGCTTCTGGTGTGGAGAAAGAGATTGAATTTGATGGATATGACTCTTGTGAAGCTTGTAACGGCAAAGGAATTAAGCCTGACGCCAAAACTAGTCGATGCCTTGAATGTCACGGAACTGGACAAGTACGCTCCCAGCGAAACTTAGGTGGAATGTACTTTACACAAGTTCATCCTTGCAGGTCATGTGGGGGAAGAGGGGTTCCTTCAGAAAGTTTGTGTCAAATCTGCAGGGGTTCTGGAGCTACACCTGCAAGACACAAGATAAAAGTAAAAATTCCTGCTGGATTTGAAGACGGCTACAGTCTACGAATAAGCGGCGAAGGGAAACCTGGAATTAAAGGTGGACCCCGAGGAGACCTGTATGTTCTGGTTCATGTTAAGCCCCATGAAATGTTTGTTCGCAGGGGTGATGACATTTTGTATGAAGCCCAAGTCAGTTTTCCTCAAGTTGCTTTAGGAACCAAAATTATGGTGCCCACTTTAAACGGAGATGCTAAGCTAAAGATTCCTGAAGGAACCCAAAGCGGAACAGTTTTTCGTTTGAAGGGTAAAGGGATTCCCCATTTGCAGGGATGGGGACGTGGAGACCAGTTCGTAAATGTTGTTATTAACACTCCAAAGAAGCTATCCAAAAAACAGAAAAAACTGCTGAAAGAACTAGAAAAAGAACTGAAAAACGATTAA
- a CDS encoding ArsR family transcriptional regulator, which produces MVTDNDQQSPQKTLNSEATTGGVTMKGDLDLFLMILENPTRRDIIKRLSEEPNYSLQLAKDLGLGQQLVAKHLRVMEQAGLVVTSVEASPHGPKRKIYTLNKNMSVTLDVSQHFFKAKVVFFDSEPEREEISDTSASLMDKMDKTLERPKQIETITPFTNIISEIDKQLESLENERAILLYIRNFAMKEASHFLELFKNPDTRRIIRYALDEHDISVKSISESLNLREAVVSQALLKLKQNFNIGVEIVDENQKENK; this is translated from the coding sequence GTGGTAACAGATAATGATCAACAAAGCCCCCAAAAAACACTCAACTCTGAAGCAACAACCGGAGGCGTTACGATGAAAGGTGATTTAGACCTGTTTTTGATGATTCTGGAAAACCCCACACGACGGGACATAATTAAACGTCTTAGTGAAGAACCAAACTACTCTCTTCAGTTAGCAAAAGATCTCGGTCTAGGGCAACAGCTTGTTGCAAAACATTTGCGAGTAATGGAACAAGCTGGACTGGTTGTGACTTCAGTTGAAGCCAGTCCCCATGGACCCAAACGTAAAATTTACACTTTAAACAAGAACATGTCCGTAACTTTGGATGTTTCTCAACATTTTTTCAAAGCAAAAGTTGTATTTTTTGACTCTGAACCTGAACGAGAGGAAATCTCTGACACCTCTGCTTCTTTGATGGATAAAATGGACAAAACATTGGAACGCCCAAAGCAAATTGAAACAATTACGCCTTTTACTAACATTATTTCTGAAATTGACAAACAACTTGAATCCCTTGAAAACGAACGGGCAATCTTGTTGTATATCAGAAATTTTGCCATGAAAGAAGCTTCCCATTTTCTTGAACTGTTCAAAAATCCTGACACCCGAAGAATCATTCGTTACGCTTTAGATGAACACGACATCAGCGTGAAAAGCATCTCTGAGTCCTTGAATTTGAGGGAAGCGGTGGTTAGTCAGGCGTTGTTAAAGCTGAAACAGAATTTTAATATTGGAGTTGAAATTGTTGACGAAAACCAAAAAGAAAACAAGTAA
- a CDS encoding MgtC/SapB family protein, translating to MMLEVEPIVRIVLAFILGAFVGFERELSRKPAGLRTNSLVGLGAALFTILSNEAFPGGDPSRIAAGVVVGVGFLGAGTIVKSQEKVKGLTTAA from the coding sequence ATGATGCTCGAAGTAGAACCAATAGTAAGGATTGTTTTGGCCTTTATTTTGGGTGCATTTGTAGGTTTTGAAAGGGAATTAAGCCGAAAACCTGCAGGATTACGAACCAACAGCCTTGTCGGGTTAGGGGCAGCCCTATTTACAATATTATCTAATGAGGCTTTTCCAGGTGGTGATCCGTCAAGAATTGCAGCAGGAGTTGTTGTTGGGGTTGGTTTTTTGGGGGCAGGAACCATAGTAAAATCCCAAGAAAAAGTAAAGGGACTAACAACGGCGGC
- a CDS encoding glutamine amidotransferase family protein, with translation MKNLTQVNNPHGDEKVFDACSIFGMMNLKGQRFSAKDPMRAIANMHDRGNGLGGGFAAYGIYPEYKDDYAFQIMYLSTDAKLETDRLLNEVFDIINDEEMPTQEAKVTDPPLMWRYFVQPKPAKLQGMSPDDYVMKIVTRINSETGKAFVFSSGKNMGVFKGVGFPEDVGQYFCLEDYKGYLWTVHGRFPTNTQGWWGGAHPFSMLDWTVVHNGEISSYGINKRYLEMFGYKCTMQTDTEVLAYAFDLLMRRQKLPIEAVTKILAPPLWSEIKTMKPQTQQAMSALRQTYGGLLMNGPFTIIVAHEGEMIGLTDRIKLRPLTAATKDDVLFLSSEEAAIRLVSPQLDDVWSPRGGEPVIGRLQTKKLVEATA, from the coding sequence ATGAAAAACCTCACACAAGTTAACAACCCTCACGGCGACGAGAAAGTCTTTGATGCTTGTTCCATATTCGGCATGATGAACCTAAAAGGCCAAAGATTTTCTGCCAAAGACCCCATGCGAGCAATCGCCAACATGCACGACCGCGGAAACGGTTTAGGAGGAGGCTTTGCAGCTTACGGAATCTACCCCGAATACAAAGACGATTACGCCTTCCAGATAATGTACCTTAGCACAGACGCCAAACTGGAAACTGACCGCCTGTTAAATGAGGTCTTCGACATAATCAATGACGAAGAAATGCCTACTCAAGAAGCCAAAGTTACTGATCCGCCCCTGATGTGGAGGTACTTTGTTCAACCTAAACCTGCTAAACTTCAAGGCATGAGTCCAGACGATTACGTCATGAAAATTGTTACCCGTATAAACAGCGAAACTGGCAAGGCTTTCGTTTTTTCTAGCGGAAAAAACATGGGAGTTTTCAAAGGAGTAGGATTTCCTGAAGATGTGGGACAATACTTCTGTTTAGAAGATTACAAAGGATACCTTTGGACAGTTCACGGAAGGTTCCCAACCAACACCCAAGGCTGGTGGGGAGGCGCTCATCCTTTCAGTATGCTAGATTGGACTGTAGTCCACAACGGCGAAATTTCCTCGTACGGAATCAACAAACGGTACTTGGAAATGTTCGGATACAAATGCACCATGCAAACCGACACCGAAGTCCTAGCGTATGCCTTTGATCTACTGATGAGGCGCCAAAAACTACCAATCGAAGCAGTAACAAAGATACTTGCCCCGCCTTTGTGGTCTGAAATCAAAACAATGAAACCCCAAACCCAGCAAGCCATGAGCGCATTGCGACAAACTTATGGTGGGTTGTTGATGAACGGGCCTTTCACTATCATTGTTGCCCACGAAGGTGAAATGATTGGACTAACTGATAGAATCAAGCTTCGTCCCCTTACTGCTGCAACTAAAGACGATGTTTTGTTCTTGTCCTCAGAAGAAGCAGCCATCCGGCTAGTTTCACCCCAATTAGATGACGTTTGGAGCCCCCGAGGCGGAGAACCCGTAATCGGCAGACTACAAACCAAAAAACTTGTAGAGGCCACAGCCTAG
- a CDS encoding FAD-dependent oxidoreductase — protein sequence MVKYLIIGGSAGGVGAVEAIREVDPTGTIALISEEPFPQYSRPMISEFVSQEATLATMKYRSEQFWKKHNVHAYTGKTAVKVDFDKKIVELDDGQKLDYEKLLLATGGTPAIPQMDGITKDGVFTFTELASAEGITSKLVHAKSAVVIGGGLIGVSVADALVKRGIKITLVEVNDRLIHVVLDEKASHLAENVIKATGTKLVLGQTVKQILGKQENPSEVGGVLLQDDTVISCDLVILAVGVNPRVELVENSKVELKKGIIVDRFMQTNIPDVYACGDATEAHDFLVKENRRLPLWPLAHVGGRVAGYNMAGQTTKYEGGTVMSSMNYFRLPIISVGQINPEDSENYEILVDVQPEKPAYKKIVLKDDVIVGFIFLGEVEKAGILFRLIKNHVNIGEVKEKLLSKDFGIISLPEAIRKEMFVVH from the coding sequence ATGGTGAAATACTTGATTATTGGAGGCTCTGCAGGTGGTGTTGGAGCAGTAGAAGCAATCCGAGAGGTAGACCCAACCGGAACAATAGCCTTAATCTCTGAAGAGCCTTTTCCACAATACTCCCGTCCCATGATTTCCGAGTTTGTCAGTCAAGAAGCCACTCTTGCTACCATGAAGTACCGTAGTGAACAGTTCTGGAAAAAGCATAACGTTCATGCCTACACGGGAAAGACAGCAGTGAAAGTAGATTTTGACAAAAAAATTGTAGAACTTGATGACGGACAAAAACTAGATTACGAAAAGCTCCTACTTGCCACAGGAGGTACACCTGCAATTCCCCAAATGGATGGAATAACAAAGGATGGGGTTTTCACTTTTACTGAACTTGCCAGCGCCGAAGGCATAACCTCTAAACTGGTGCACGCAAAATCTGCTGTGGTTATTGGTGGAGGTCTTATTGGAGTTAGCGTAGCAGATGCTCTGGTGAAACGGGGAATAAAAATAACCTTAGTCGAAGTCAACGACAGACTAATTCACGTTGTTTTGGATGAAAAAGCCTCTCATCTTGCAGAAAACGTAATCAAAGCTACAGGAACAAAGCTGGTTCTGGGTCAAACAGTTAAACAAATTCTTGGAAAACAAGAAAACCCCAGCGAAGTGGGTGGGGTGCTTCTTCAAGATGACACTGTAATTTCTTGTGATTTGGTTATTTTAGCAGTTGGAGTTAACCCACGAGTAGAACTGGTAGAAAATTCAAAGGTAGAGCTTAAAAAAGGAATAATTGTAGACCGTTTCATGCAAACCAACATCCCTGACGTCTATGCATGTGGGGATGCAACAGAAGCCCATGACTTTCTGGTTAAAGAAAACCGCCGTTTGCCCCTGTGGCCTTTGGCCCATGTGGGTGGTAGGGTTGCTGGGTACAACATGGCTGGTCAAACTACCAAATACGAGGGTGGCACAGTCATGAGTTCCATGAACTACTTCCGTTTACCAATAATCTCTGTGGGACAAATCAACCCCGAAGACAGCGAAAACTACGAAATATTGGTTGATGTGCAACCTGAAAAGCCTGCTTACAAGAAAATCGTCCTTAAAGACGACGTTATTGTAGGTTTCATCTTCCTAGGTGAGGTCGAAAAAGCAGGAATTCTGTTCCGATTAATTAAAAACCATGTAAACATAGGTGAAGTTAAGGAAAAACTTCTTTCCAAAGACTTTGGTATAATTAGTTTGCCTGAAGCAATACGAAAAGAAATGTTTGTGGTGCATTAA
- the dnaK gene encoding molecular chaperone DnaK, with protein MSETKRERILGIDLGTTNSAAAIMEAGRPVIIPSAEGPTIAGKMFPSVVAFTKDGQLLVGEPAKRQAVTNPEGSVFEVKRKMGTNEKIKLHGKEYSPQQISAFILQKIKRDAETFLGEPVSKCIITVPAHFNDNQRQATKDAGEIAGFEISRIINEPTAASLAYGLDKTDKEMKILVFSFGGGTNDTTIMDFGGGVFEVLGTSGDTQLGGTNLDSAVVDYLLGEFKTQNGIDLKNDAMAMRRLKEAGEKAKIELSTLLTTDIDLPFIASDASGPKHMHVTLTRAKLEQLTRPIVERIREPILRTLRDSKLETKDIDKVVLIGGQTRMPLVRKFMEDLLGKPAERGVDPMECVAVGAAIQAGVLAGEVKDLLLLDVTPLSLGVETLGGVSTKVIERNTTIPTKKSQIFSTAADNQTTVTINVLQGERAMAKDNVSLGMFNLTGIPPAPRGVPQVEVTFDIDADGILNVSAKDLATSKEQKITITASTKLSDAEKDRMMKEAEQFAEEDEKRKKEIEVLNEADSLLYTVEKTKSDLGDKIPKDKIEQIEKAAAELRDVHASKDIEKIKEKSEALTKILQEVATVAYQQAAAAQQAAQQAQGAQGPQGQQTSEGPEENVVDAEYEEVKDKKE; from the coding sequence ATGAGTGAAACAAAACGAGAAAGAATATTAGGAATAGACCTAGGAACAACTAACTCTGCAGCTGCCATAATGGAAGCTGGAAGACCAGTAATCATCCCCAGCGCAGAGGGACCCACCATTGCGGGCAAAATGTTCCCGTCTGTGGTTGCCTTCACAAAGGATGGACAACTGCTAGTTGGAGAACCCGCAAAACGACAAGCTGTAACTAACCCTGAGGGGTCAGTTTTTGAAGTAAAACGAAAAATGGGCACCAACGAAAAAATCAAACTCCACGGCAAAGAATACAGCCCCCAACAAATTTCTGCCTTTATTCTGCAGAAAATAAAACGGGACGCAGAAACCTTCCTTGGAGAACCCGTAAGCAAATGTATCATTACGGTTCCTGCTCACTTTAACGACAACCAGCGCCAAGCAACCAAAGACGCAGGAGAAATCGCAGGCTTTGAAATCTCCAGAATCATAAACGAACCCACCGCAGCCTCCCTCGCGTACGGTTTAGACAAAACCGATAAAGAAATGAAAATTTTGGTCTTCAGTTTCGGTGGAGGAACCAACGACACCACCATCATGGACTTTGGCGGAGGAGTCTTCGAAGTCCTTGGAACAAGCGGAGACACCCAACTGGGAGGAACCAACTTGGACTCTGCAGTAGTAGATTACCTGCTAGGAGAATTCAAGACCCAAAACGGCATCGACCTAAAAAACGACGCCATGGCAATGCGCCGACTCAAAGAAGCCGGAGAAAAAGCCAAAATCGAATTGTCAACCTTGTTAACCACCGACATTGACCTGCCTTTCATTGCTTCTGATGCCAGTGGACCTAAACACATGCATGTTACTTTGACTCGGGCAAAACTTGAACAACTAACCCGACCCATAGTTGAACGAATCCGGGAACCCATCCTACGAACACTGCGAGACTCTAAACTGGAAACAAAAGACATCGATAAAGTCGTTCTCATCGGCGGACAAACCAGAATGCCTTTGGTTAGAAAATTCATGGAAGACCTTCTAGGCAAACCTGCAGAACGTGGAGTTGACCCAATGGAATGTGTAGCCGTTGGTGCCGCAATTCAAGCAGGGGTTTTGGCAGGAGAAGTCAAAGACCTTCTACTGTTAGATGTTACGCCCTTGTCTCTTGGAGTTGAAACCCTTGGTGGAGTATCCACAAAAGTAATCGAAAGAAACACAACAATCCCCACCAAGAAAAGCCAAATCTTCTCCACGGCCGCGGACAACCAAACAACAGTAACCATAAACGTCCTCCAAGGTGAACGCGCCATGGCGAAAGACAACGTCTCATTAGGTATGTTCAATTTAACTGGAATTCCACCCGCACCTAGAGGTGTTCCACAAGTTGAAGTAACCTTTGACATCGACGCTGATGGTATACTGAACGTTTCAGCCAAAGATTTAGCAACCAGCAAAGAACAAAAAATCACAATAACTGCTTCAACCAAACTTTCAGACGCAGAGAAAGACCGCATGATGAAAGAAGCTGAACAATTCGCAGAAGAAGACGAAAAACGCAAAAAAGAAATCGAAGTCCTCAACGAAGCTGACTCCCTGCTTTATACTGTAGAAAAAACCAAATCTGATCTGGGAGACAAAATCCCAAAAGACAAAATCGAACAAATTGAGAAAGCCGCCGCTGAATTGCGAGACGTTCACGCCAGCAAAGACATTGAAAAAATCAAAGAAAAATCTGAAGCCTTAACCAAGATTCTGCAAGAAGTTGCCACAGTAGCTTACCAACAAGCCGCGGCTGCCCAGCAGGCGGCTCAGCAGGCTCAGGGAGCTCAAGGTCCTCAGGGTCAACAGACTTCTGAGGGTCCTGAAGAGAATGTTGTGGACGCGGAATATGAGGAAGTAAAGGACAAAAAAGAATAA
- a CDS encoding 4Fe-4S dicluster domain-containing protein, translated as MRRISVKEEACIGCGICQVYCTMEHSKSKDAIKAYLKENPKPVSRIRVETNKPVSMSIRCQHCKDTPCVYACLAGAMTLDKETGLVTHDPEKCMGCWTCVMVCPYGAVKPDSSGKIIAKCDLCPNLDVPACVANCPNDALVCEEVDE; from the coding sequence ATGAGAAGAATATCAGTCAAAGAAGAAGCATGCATAGGCTGTGGAATCTGTCAAGTATACTGTACTATGGAGCATTCAAAAAGCAAAGATGCTATCAAAGCTTACTTGAAAGAAAATCCTAAACCAGTTAGCAGAATTCGTGTAGAAACAAACAAACCTGTTTCTATGTCCATTAGGTGTCAACACTGCAAGGACACGCCTTGTGTATATGCTTGTCTTGCTGGTGCTATGACTTTAGATAAAGAAACTGGTCTAGTCACTCATGACCCCGAAAAATGCATGGGCTGCTGGACCTGTGTTATGGTTTGTCCTTACGGTGCTGTAAAGCCTGATTCTTCAGGGAAGATAATTGCAAAATGTGACCTTTGCCCGAACTTGGATGTTCCTGCATGTGTGGCTAACTGCCCTAACGATGCTCTGGTGTGTGAAGAGGTGGACGAATAA